GTGGGGCTCCCAAATGCGAGACGAAGAGAAGAGAATGCGGAGTTTTCACTTGCTTGACGTAACCGCGCGCAACTTGCACGCAGGGTCCGTAATCCGGACCCTGCCATGACCACTCACATCCCCAAGGCCCCGGCCTATTGGTCGCGTGATGCGATCTTCCCCGGCATTATCGCGATCGGGCCGATGCTGCCGGGCACGCTGGCGTTCGGCATGGCGTTCGGCGCACTGTGTGCGCAGAAGGGTTTCACGCTGGCGGAAGTCGAAGTGATGATGGCCACGGTGTATGGCGGGCTGTCGCAATTCGTCGCCGTGCAGTCGTGGCCGGCGACGCTGACGCCGTCGACGATCGCGACGCTGGCGCTGCTGACGACGACGGTCAACATCCGCTTCTTCCTGATGACCGCGTCGATGCGGCCGTGGTTCGGCACGCTGCCGCCTTGGCAGGCCTATCCGGCGATGCTGCTGGTCACCGACGGCGGCTGGCTCGCCGCGATGCGCTATCGCGAGCACGGCGGCGCCAATGCCTGGTTCTATGTCGCCGGGGGCATCGTGCTGTATTTCGTCTGGCTGCTGTCCGCGATACCCGGCTATCTGCTCGCCGAGCAATTGTCCGATCCGAGGAAGTTCGGCGTCGATCTGGCGATGCCGGCGTTCTTCGCCGCGATGCTGGTGCCGGCCTGGAAGGGACCGCGCCGCGCGATCCCGTGGGCGGTCTCCGGCGCGGTCGCGCTGACCGTGCATTGGCTGGTTCCAGGCTACTGGTTTATCATCGCCGGCGCACTTTGCGGCGCGCTGAGCGCCGCGCTAATGGACGAGCCGCCGCCACGGCCCGAGCGCGCGGCATGAGCGAGGTCTTGCGCAGCGACGTGATGATGGCGTTCGCCGTGATGACGGCGGTCACGGTCGCTTCCCGGCTCGGTGGCTTCTGGCTGATGCGCTATGTCGACGTCACGCCGCGGGTGCGGCGGATGCTCGACGCGCTGCCCGGTTCGATCATCGTCGCGGCCGCGCTGCCGGTCGCGGTCAATGGTGGGCCGATCGTGATGTTCGCGCTCGCCGCTGCGATGGCGGTCAGCATTGTCCGCCGCAACGACTTCATCGCGGTGATCACCGGTATGACCGTAGCGGCTTTAGCGCGGGCGCTCGGGTTGGGCGGCTAGTTGCAGTTTGCTGTTCACTTCATTGCGGTAAGTGCCAGGCTGTAAGGGCTTGCCTTCGTCTCTGAATAGGTGTTCACTTTTTTCACTGATTTGGGCACGGCGTTTCGCTACGCCGATGTCCCAAGATCTTGATGAGCGGCCACTTTCCGATCCCGTCCGGAGTCGGAACGCTCGATCCCGAGACGAGTGCATCATGGTGTATCGGCGGACCAATCAGGTCGTAAAGCGGCTGGCTGCACGCCGCAGCGCCATCCTTGCTGCGGCGCGCGAGACCGCGGTCGAAGGTGGCATGGCTGCGGTGCAGATTGCCCCCGTGGCGAGCCGCGCGAACGTCGCTGCGGGAACCGTGTACCGTTACTTCCCGTCCAAGGCCGACCTGATTTCCGAACTGATCGCAGACGTGTCGCGCGACGAACTCGCCGCGATTCGCCGCGCCGCAGATGCTGCGCCGGGCCCGTCCTCCGCGCTCGCCGCTGCGGTGACCACGGTCGCGGTGCATGTGCTGTCGCATCGCAAGCTCGCCTGGGGCATTCTCGCCGAGCCGGTCGATGTCGACGTCTCAGCGTCGCGGCTCGCCAGCCGCCGGGATATCGCCGGCGAGATGGAATCGCGGATCGACGCCGCGGTGCGCGCCGGCCATTTGCCCGCGCAGGACACGGCGCTCGCAGCGACCGCGTTGCTTGGTGCGGTGCATGAATCCCTGGTCGGGCCGCTGGCCCCCGACAATCTCGACGACCCGGCCAAATTGCGCGATGCGGTGCAAACCGTGACGCTGCTGGCGCTGCGCGCCGTCGGCGTGATGGACGCGCGGGCCCGCGGGCTTGTGGTGCAGGCCGTGGTGCCGTCCCGCATTCTGGTCGGCGCCTGAGACTTTCTGACGGCCGAATCCGTTTGCCGAATGGAATTGCTCTCAGTAAGGGTTGAGGGCGTACCCCGATCCCGGCCTGTTGCGCTGTTGCGGCAGACGCGCCAGCCACGCTCGACGAATCAGCGGGCCGCGCAGGAGTATCTCGCATGACGATTCTGATGCCCGAGCCGGACCAGGCCGTGCTGGCGCGCCGCGACGAGATCGTCGCGAGCCTGCGCAAGATCGTGCCGGGCGAGGGCGTGATCTCCAGCGCCGCCGAAATGAAGCCCTATGAGTCCGACGGGCTGATGGCGTATCGGCAGCCGCCGATGGTGGTCGTGCTGCCCGACACCACCAAGCAGGTTTCCGAAGTACTGCGCTATTGCCACAAGAACGGCATCAAGGTGGTGCCGCGCGGCTCCGGCACGTCGCTGTCCGGCGGCGCGCTGCCGCTCGCCGACGGCGTGCTGCTCGGCCTCGGCAAGTTCAAGCGGATCCGCGAGATCGACTTCGACAACCGCGCCGTCGTGGTCGAGCCCGGCGTCACCAATCTGGCGATCAGTCAGGCGGTCGATCATGCCGGCTTTTACTACGCGCCCGACCCGTCGTCGCAGATCGCCTGCTCGATCGGCGGCAACATCGCCGAGAATTCCGGCGGCGTGCATTGCCTGAAATACGGCATGACCACCAACAACGTGCTCGGCTGCGAGATCGTGCTGATGACCGGCGAGATCCTGCGCATCGGCGGCAAGGCCGCCGAATGCGCGGGTTACGACCTGATGGGCGTGATCACCGGCTCCGAAGGCCTGCTCGGCGTCATCACCGAAGTCACCGTCCGCATCCTGCGCAAGCCGGAGACGGCGCGGGCGCTGATGGTCGGCTTCACCGACGTCGAGGCCGCCGGCCGATGCGTCGCCGACGTGATCAGCGCCGGCATCATTCCCGGCGGCATGGAGATGATGGACCGCCCCGCGATCCACGCCGCCGAAGCCTTCGTCCACGCCGGCTATCCGCTCGACGTCGAGGCGCTGCTGATCATCGAGCTCGACGGCCCGCAAGTCGAGGTCGACGAACTGATCACCCGCGTAGAGGCGATCGCGCTCGGCTGCGGCTCGACCACCTGCCAGATCTCGACGTCGGAACAGGAGCGGCTGCTGTTCTGGTCCGGCCGCAAGGCCGCGTTTCCGGCAGTCGGCCGGATCTCGCCGGACTATCTGTGCATGGACGGCACCATTCCGCGCGCGCAACTGCCGCTGGTGCTGCGGCGGATGACGCAGATGTCGGAAAAATACGGGCTGCGCGTCGCCAATGTGTTTCACGCCGGTGACGGCAATCTTCACCCTCTCATCCTGTACGACGCCAACAAGCCCGGCGAGCAGGACAGGGCGGAGGCGTTCGGCGCCGACATCCTGCGGCTGTGCGTCGAGGTCGGCGGCGTGCTGACCGGCGAGCATGGGGTCGGCATCGAGAAACGCGACCTGATGCCGGAGATGTTCTCCGATATCGATCTCAATCAGCAGCAGCGATTGAAATGCGCGTTCGATTCCGAGGGCCTGCTCAATCCCGGCAAGGTGTTTCCGACGCTGCACCGCTGTGCCGAGCTCGGCCGCATGCACGTCCACGGCGGCAAATTGCCATTCCCGGATAT
The DNA window shown above is from Rhodopseudomonas palustris HaA2 and carries:
- a CDS encoding AzlC family ABC transporter permease; protein product: MTTHIPKAPAYWSRDAIFPGIIAIGPMLPGTLAFGMAFGALCAQKGFTLAEVEVMMATVYGGLSQFVAVQSWPATLTPSTIATLALLTTTVNIRFFLMTASMRPWFGTLPPWQAYPAMLLVTDGGWLAAMRYREHGGANAWFYVAGGIVLYFVWLLSAIPGYLLAEQLSDPRKFGVDLAMPAFFAAMLVPAWKGPRRAIPWAVSGAVALTVHWLVPGYWFIIAGALCGALSAALMDEPPPRPERAA
- a CDS encoding AzlD family protein — encoded protein: MSEVLRSDVMMAFAVMTAVTVASRLGGFWLMRYVDVTPRVRRMLDALPGSIIVAAALPVAVNGGPIVMFALAAAMAVSIVRRNDFIAVITGMTVAALARALGLGG
- a CDS encoding FAD-linked oxidase C-terminal domain-containing protein; this translates as MTILMPEPDQAVLARRDEIVASLRKIVPGEGVISSAAEMKPYESDGLMAYRQPPMVVVLPDTTKQVSEVLRYCHKNGIKVVPRGSGTSLSGGALPLADGVLLGLGKFKRIREIDFDNRAVVVEPGVTNLAISQAVDHAGFYYAPDPSSQIACSIGGNIAENSGGVHCLKYGMTTNNVLGCEIVLMTGEILRIGGKAAECAGYDLMGVITGSEGLLGVITEVTVRILRKPETARALMVGFTDVEAAGRCVADVISAGIIPGGMEMMDRPAIHAAEAFVHAGYPLDVEALLIIELDGPQVEVDELITRVEAIALGCGSTTCQISTSEQERLLFWSGRKAAFPAVGRISPDYLCMDGTIPRAQLPLVLRRMTQMSEKYGLRVANVFHAGDGNLHPLILYDANKPGEQDRAEAFGADILRLCVEVGGVLTGEHGVGIEKRDLMPEMFSDIDLNQQQRLKCAFDSEGLLNPGKVFPTLHRCAELGRMHVHGGKLPFPDIPRF
- a CDS encoding TetR/AcrR family transcriptional regulator gives rise to the protein MVYRRTNQVVKRLAARRSAILAAARETAVEGGMAAVQIAPVASRANVAAGTVYRYFPSKADLISELIADVSRDELAAIRRAADAAPGPSSALAAAVTTVAVHVLSHRKLAWGILAEPVDVDVSASRLASRRDIAGEMESRIDAAVRAGHLPAQDTALAATALLGAVHESLVGPLAPDNLDDPAKLRDAVQTVTLLALRAVGVMDARARGLVVQAVVPSRILVGA